One window of Halonatronomonas betaini genomic DNA carries:
- a CDS encoding RrF2 family transcriptional regulator has product MIDLALHEDGKAIPLRVIAERENISEQYLEQLFANLRKSGLVKSVRGAHGGYLLNKAPEDITAGDIFRVLEGPVSPVNCVQEDYECNQSEECATHELWNILSNQIEEVLDSHTLEDLKNKAEKIKSN; this is encoded by the coding sequence ATGATTGATTTGGCTCTGCATGAAGATGGTAAAGCTATTCCTTTAAGGGTAATAGCTGAAAGAGAAAATATTTCAGAGCAATATTTGGAACAATTATTTGCTAATTTAAGAAAATCAGGTTTAGTAAAAAGTGTAAGAGGTGCCCATGGTGGTTATTTGTTAAACAAAGCCCCAGAGGATATTACAGCAGGAGATATATTCAGGGTACTTGAAGGACCAGTTAGTCCAGTTAATTGTGTTCAGGAAGATTATGAATGTAACCAGAGTGAAGAATGTGCAACCCATGAGTTGTGGAATATTTTAAGTAATCAGATTGAAGAGGTTCTAGACTCTCATACCTTAGAAGACTTAAAAA